Proteins encoded together in one Desulfosporosinus meridiei DSM 13257 window:
- a CDS encoding NAD-dependent epimerase/dehydratase family protein, with the protein MAKILVTGSRGTLGTRLVEVLKYRGHDVWEVDLQHYLGDKYIRADISEYRQLERVFEQDYDYVFHLAAEFGRINGEHYYDTLWKTNVIGTRNILEWQLKKGFKLVFTSSSEIYGEAIEPLLTEDLPLKKTIIQHNDYALTKWANEVQVINFEKKYESPIVRLRLFNAYGPGEYYHSYRSVVCLFIYRALQGIPYEVFEGYYRVFMYVDDLIPTIANVAHNFKPGEVYNIGGTEYRSVKDLSDLVLKYTDGNQKLVKYLPEDKHNTVSKRPDISKAKADLAHNPKMLLEEGLPKTVEWMKKIYLTEKRL; encoded by the coding sequence AAATATAGAGGACACGATGTTTGGGAAGTCGATTTACAGCATTATCTTGGAGATAAGTATATTAGAGCGGATATCTCTGAGTATCGTCAGTTAGAGAGGGTTTTTGAGCAGGACTATGATTATGTTTTCCATCTTGCAGCTGAGTTTGGGCGCATTAATGGAGAGCACTATTATGACACTCTCTGGAAAACAAATGTAATCGGCACAAGGAATATTTTGGAGTGGCAATTAAAGAAAGGTTTCAAGCTAGTTTTTACAAGCTCTTCTGAAATCTATGGGGAAGCAATAGAGCCTTTGTTAACAGAAGATTTGCCTCTGAAAAAGACGATTATTCAGCATAATGATTATGCGCTGACTAAGTGGGCAAACGAAGTGCAAGTGATTAACTTTGAAAAAAAATACGAGTCTCCTATCGTCAGACTGCGGTTATTTAATGCTTATGGTCCCGGAGAATACTATCATTCCTATAGAAGCGTTGTTTGCCTCTTCATTTATCGGGCATTACAGGGAATCCCATATGAAGTTTTTGAAGGGTACTACCGTGTGTTTATGTATGTTGATGATTTAATACCAACTATAGCCAACGTCGCCCATAATTTTAAACCGGGTGAAGTTTATAACATCGGGGGAACGGAATATCGTAGTGTCAAAGATTTAAGCGACTTGGTGCTTAAATATACAGATGGTAATCAAAAATTAGTTAAGTATCTCCCTGAAGATAAGCACAATACGGTTAGTAAGCGACCAGATATTAGTAAGGCGAAAGCGGATTTGGCACACAACCCCAAAATGTTGCTGGAAGAAGGATTGCCTAAGACGGTAGAGTGGATGAAAAAGATTTACCTGACGGAGAAGAGGCTCTAG
- a CDS encoding glycosyltransferase, with the protein MLTPKVSVVIPTYNHSRYLPYALESVINQSYPNLEVIVIDDGSTDGTAEVIKPYYSKINYIYKENGGTPSALNLGLSRATGKYICWLSADDAFIEDKVSKQVGLMESDPSLGFSYTSFIVIDAGGKKQYEVNSPFYPNKQEMVTKLMEGCFINGSAVMMSTQALKTVGHFDVGLPQAHDYDLWYRFLRHYSCGFLPDHLLAYRWHGENMSKNPIEECSVIVQERAKKLFPEWLN; encoded by the coding sequence ATGCTAACCCCTAAAGTTAGTGTGGTGATCCCTACGTATAATCACTCTCGGTACCTTCCTTATGCTCTGGAAAGTGTCATTAATCAAAGTTATCCGAATCTTGAGGTAATAGTTATTGATGATGGTTCAACTGATGGAACAGCAGAAGTAATAAAGCCCTATTACTCTAAGATTAACTATATTTACAAAGAGAATGGAGGTACACCCAGTGCTCTAAATCTCGGCTTATCGAGGGCAACGGGTAAGTATATATGTTGGCTAAGTGCTGACGATGCCTTTATTGAAGACAAAGTCTCAAAACAAGTTGGATTGATGGAAAGTGATCCTAGCTTGGGTTTTAGTTACACAAGCTTTATAGTAATCGACGCAGGCGGAAAAAAACAATATGAGGTTAACTCACCATTTTATCCCAACAAACAGGAAATGGTGACTAAGCTTATGGAGGGTTGCTTTATAAACGGATCCGCTGTAATGATGAGCACTCAGGCATTAAAGACTGTAGGACATTTCGATGTAGGTCTGCCTCAAGCCCATGATTACGACTTATGGTATCGATTCCTTAGGCATTACTCATGTGGTTTTCTTCCAGATCATTTGCTGGCATATCGCTGGCATGGTGAAAATATGAGTAAAAATCCTATTGAAGAATGTTCTGTAATTGTTCAAGAGAGGGCAAAAAAGTTGTTTCCTGAATGGCTAAATTAA
- a CDS encoding YncE family protein — protein sequence MASLTTGLIENTRVSNIKPCSTISVTVTNKESIANTIRVNGYYWTGEVKKEYVLDLLNLAPGEVVIQNYYALFEAFEFHFISSLDDVEITVLGKNDAGRSTMKYNILPVQLFSLDNGMRVEVPKTAIPSALNRVYLLDPSSRRISVIDGNTQTLIGSIIVGSGPLGLGINSVTNRIYVANFASDSVSAIDGEINQIITEITVGSNPMGVGVNPQTNRIYVTNWGSHSVSVIDGLTHTVITTVRVEAFPEGVIVNQTANLIYITNHGSNNVTVLDGSTNTIKTMVDLESR from the coding sequence ATGGCTTCGCTAACAACCGGATTGATAGAAAATACTAGAGTTTCCAATATAAAACCCTGTTCAACGATTTCGGTTACAGTAACAAATAAAGAGTCGATAGCCAATACTATTAGAGTAAATGGATATTATTGGACTGGAGAAGTAAAAAAAGAGTACGTTTTGGATTTGTTGAATTTGGCTCCCGGAGAGGTAGTTATTCAAAACTATTATGCTCTATTTGAGGCTTTTGAATTCCACTTCATCTCTAGTTTAGATGACGTTGAAATCACGGTTTTAGGTAAGAATGATGCCGGAAGGTCGACCATGAAATATAATATCCTCCCGGTACAACTTTTTTCGCTTGATAATGGAATGAGGGTAGAAGTACCTAAAACGGCTATTCCCTCCGCTCTTAACAGAGTCTATCTTTTGGATCCCAGTAGTAGAAGAATATCTGTGATTGATGGAAACACTCAGACTTTAATAGGAAGTATAATAGTGGGTTCAGGACCTTTAGGGTTAGGGATAAATTCCGTAACAAATCGAATTTATGTTGCAAACTTTGCCAGTGACAGTGTCTCAGCCATTGACGGAGAAATTAACCAGATAATAACCGAGATTACTGTAGGTTCAAATCCCATGGGGGTGGGGGTTAATCCCCAGACCAACAGAATATATGTAACAAATTGGGGGAGTCATAGTGTCTCAGTTATTGATGGATTAACTCATACTGTTATAACAACTGTGAGGGTAGAAGCCTTCCCAGAAGGAGTAATTGTTAATCAAACAGCTAATTTGATTTATATTACTAATCATGGCAGTAACAATGTTACGGTTTTAGACGGAAGTACAAATACTATCAAAACGATGGTAGATCTAGAGAGTAGATAA
- the wecB gene encoding non-hydrolyzing UDP-N-acetylglucosamine 2-epimerase, translating to MKEQVYAPSDLNLLITKGNMQMKIMTTLGTRPEIIRLSRIIPLLDKVCDHIFVHTGQNYDQRLNDIFFRDLELRSPNFILNCQASTTMGQIGEILYKCEQVMIKERPDRLLILGDTNSALAAMAAKRLSIPVYHMEAGNRCYDDRVPEEINRRVIDHCSDILMPYTERSRANLLKEGIDGNRIFVTGNPIKEVLSYYADKIRQSQILETLGVSSKSYFLVTLHRAENVDDEVRFSKFIASFHKLYKDYKIPLICSLHPRTRSQLQKQSKILEGGGIKIVEPLGLFDFVCLEQNAFCVLSDSGTVQEECSLFKVANVTLRDVTERPETVESGSNILSGCKLENILRAVEIAISMGCDWEAPVEYLEHNVSRKVLKILLGY from the coding sequence ATGAAGGAGCAAGTATATGCTCCTTCTGATTTAAATTTACTGATCACGAAAGGGAATATGCAAATGAAAATTATGACGACCTTGGGTACGCGCCCGGAAATCATTCGCTTAAGCCGGATTATTCCTCTCTTAGATAAAGTATGTGATCATATTTTTGTGCATACTGGTCAGAACTATGACCAAAGATTAAATGATATTTTTTTTAGGGATCTCGAATTGCGGTCTCCCAATTTTATATTGAATTGTCAGGCTTCAACCACAATGGGCCAAATTGGTGAAATACTTTATAAGTGTGAACAAGTAATGATCAAAGAAAGACCTGACCGGTTGCTCATTTTAGGGGATACTAACAGTGCTTTAGCGGCTATGGCAGCTAAAAGGCTGAGTATCCCGGTTTACCATATGGAGGCGGGTAATCGCTGTTATGATGATCGAGTGCCGGAAGAAATTAACCGTAGAGTCATTGATCATTGTAGTGATATTCTAATGCCCTACACAGAACGTAGTCGAGCTAATCTTTTGAAGGAAGGAATTGACGGAAATCGTATATTTGTTACCGGAAATCCTATTAAGGAAGTCTTGAGTTATTATGCTGATAAGATCAGACAAAGCCAAATTCTCGAAACTTTAGGAGTAAGTTCTAAAAGTTATTTTCTAGTAACCTTACACCGAGCTGAAAACGTAGATGATGAGGTGCGTTTTAGCAAATTTATAGCCTCATTTCATAAATTATATAAAGACTACAAAATCCCTCTTATTTGTAGTCTTCATCCTCGAACCCGCTCTCAATTGCAAAAGCAAAGTAAGATTCTAGAAGGGGGAGGAATTAAGATTGTAGAACCATTAGGGTTATTCGATTTTGTTTGTTTAGAGCAAAATGCTTTCTGTGTTCTAAGTGATAGTGGGACGGTTCAGGAGGAGTGTAGTCTATTTAAAGTAGCTAATGTAACCCTAAGAGATGTGACAGAACGTCCTGAAACCGTGGAATCGGGAAGCAATATCCTTTCCGGTTGTAAACTGGAAAACATTTTAAGAGCTGTAGAAATTGCAATAAGTATGGGTTGCGATTGGGAAGCTCCGGTTGAATACCTGGAACATAATGTTAGTAGGAAAGTGCTCAAGATCTTGCTAGGATATTAG
- a CDS encoding PAS domain S-box protein — translation MKFDYRGMINETMDTLRTLFNIIEDYVFIVNESGSIIEVNESAREKLGYSRKELLGANILHLYPPERHEEAFKSVQKMLEGQLYKNTIPLFSKEGKYIYVETRVFIGKWLGKNVAFGISKDISKFKNQQRFFQSMIDAIPDLVFFKDNNRSYLGCNNAFASKFIGLRKEDVISKKDRDLLEDDSMVDFIKQKDIEVLESEKSSVYEQRIALTNGNSADVETVKTPFYDENGNVAGLIGIARDISERKLAEKQLQVQTDYAEMLLNTVPSAVFSVDNNKKILSWNKWAEYLTGYSTEEAVGKNCSLFSEDPCKEQCGLKLNEASQPMIGKVCTIINKDGNRRYISKNVAVIRNKMGEVTGGIECFDDITERIKIEEQLRESEERYSAIVNCAPEIVVIFKVGIIVFVNDSGLRASGYTKDEVIGQSVQKFVSKKSNELILENMKRRLIGDTIGDFEIEFIKKTGELSNLIVKTSPITYENEFAVLAVLVDITERKRAEEELNKKEKILSAVAMSIKEFLDCSDYLVAVTNSFELLGTATQADRIYLFQNSTDVAGNRYTNQKVEWNSGTCESQITNSDLQEIPFPKIYSFIEPLIRGEAYFGIVKELKDDRTREILTSQNILSIAVIPVFVRGDFWGFVGLDDCTYERKWSEAEFSVLRAFANSLERAIERSLINEELEKSKKTAETASILKGQFLANMSHEIRTPMNGIVGFVELLCRTDLTREQRGFLGQIKSASNALLLLINDILDYSKIEADKLELENILFDMHALVNDSINLFVPKANRKGIRINLFIEGNVPKWLNGDPNRLRQVLNNIVGNALKFTEAGEVDLKLFLREEREKSVKIQLQISDTGIGISKEVLPRLFTVFSQADTSTTRKYGGTGLGLAISQRIIKLMHGQISVNSVLGKGSTFLIELELNKHNANTNLNQENIQILSRDLLTTDYGAQKELSDEFSNVEKEEKGLPNKAIRNKELTILLVEDTLANQKLAIVMLGQLGYKTELAGNGHKAVEMCKITKYDIILMDCQMPIMDGYVASSRIKNEGLNKDTVVIAMTAHAMEGDRDKCLKAGMDDYISKPILMNDLDKMIQKWLKK, via the coding sequence ATGAAGTTTGATTACCGAGGTATGATCAACGAAACAATGGATACTTTACGAACGCTATTTAATATCATTGAAGACTACGTGTTCATTGTTAATGAGTCTGGATCAATTATTGAGGTCAATGAATCAGCAAGGGAAAAGTTAGGGTATTCCAGAAAAGAGTTGCTAGGGGCAAACATACTGCATCTTTATCCCCCTGAACGACATGAAGAGGCTTTTAAATCTGTGCAAAAGATGCTTGAAGGCCAGTTATACAAGAACACGATTCCTCTTTTTTCAAAGGAGGGTAAATATATTTATGTAGAAACTCGTGTGTTTATTGGCAAATGGCTAGGTAAAAATGTAGCTTTTGGAATAAGTAAAGATATCTCAAAATTTAAAAATCAGCAGCGTTTTTTTCAATCTATGATTGATGCAATCCCTGATTTAGTTTTTTTCAAAGACAATAATAGATCTTATTTGGGGTGCAATAATGCTTTTGCCAGCAAATTTATCGGCTTAAGGAAAGAAGATGTCATAAGCAAGAAGGATAGAGATCTACTTGAAGATGACAGTATGGTTGATTTTATTAAGCAAAAAGATATTGAAGTGTTAGAATCAGAAAAATCGAGCGTGTATGAACAGAGAATAGCTTTGACAAATGGCAATAGCGCAGATGTCGAAACTGTCAAAACACCATTTTATGATGAAAACGGCAATGTAGCAGGGCTAATAGGGATTGCTCGTGATATCTCAGAACGAAAACTCGCCGAAAAGCAATTACAGGTTCAAACAGATTATGCAGAAATGCTGCTGAATACAGTTCCGAGTGCTGTCTTTTCAGTTGATAATAATAAGAAGATTTTAAGCTGGAATAAATGGGCGGAGTATTTAACTGGTTACTCCACGGAAGAAGCTGTCGGAAAAAACTGCTCCTTGTTTTCCGAGGATCCTTGTAAAGAGCAATGCGGACTTAAATTAAATGAAGCTTCTCAACCAATGATTGGAAAAGTATGTACTATTATTAATAAGGATGGAAATAGAAGATATATATCTAAAAATGTAGCTGTTATTAGAAATAAGATGGGTGAAGTCACTGGCGGAATTGAGTGTTTTGATGATATTACAGAGAGGATAAAAATTGAGGAACAACTTCGAGAAAGCGAAGAGAGATATTCTGCCATTGTGAACTGTGCCCCCGAAATAGTAGTAATATTTAAAGTTGGGATAATTGTCTTTGTTAATGATTCGGGCTTAAGAGCTTCTGGATACACAAAAGACGAAGTTATAGGTCAGAGCGTTCAAAAATTTGTTTCTAAAAAGTCAAATGAACTTATTTTAGAAAATATGAAAAGAAGGTTGATAGGAGACACTATCGGAGATTTTGAGATAGAATTCATTAAGAAAACAGGAGAGTTATCGAATTTAATTGTCAAGACTTCTCCAATAACCTATGAAAACGAATTTGCCGTGCTTGCAGTATTGGTTGATATTACGGAGAGAAAACGTGCTGAAGAGGAATTAAATAAAAAAGAAAAGATACTATCCGCTGTTGCCATGTCAATTAAAGAGTTTTTAGATTGCAGTGACTATTTAGTAGCAGTGACGAATTCCTTTGAATTGCTTGGAACAGCGACTCAGGCCGATAGAATTTATCTGTTTCAAAACTCGACGGATGTGGCTGGAAATCGGTATACTAATCAAAAAGTTGAATGGAATTCAGGTACATGTGAATCTCAGATAACTAATTCCGACTTACAGGAAATTCCTTTTCCTAAAATATATAGTTTTATTGAACCACTGATTAGAGGAGAAGCTTATTTTGGAATTGTAAAAGAGCTTAAAGATGACAGAACCCGGGAAATCCTTACGAGTCAAAATATTTTATCCATTGCGGTAATTCCTGTCTTTGTTAGGGGAGATTTCTGGGGATTTGTAGGTCTTGATGATTGTACTTATGAAAGAAAGTGGTCAGAGGCAGAGTTTTCTGTTTTAAGAGCCTTTGCTAATTCTTTGGAGAGAGCAATCGAGCGAAGTTTGATCAATGAGGAATTAGAAAAGTCAAAAAAAACCGCAGAGACCGCCAGTATTTTGAAAGGTCAATTTCTCGCAAATATGTCGCATGAGATAAGAACCCCTATGAATGGAATTGTTGGCTTTGTTGAACTGCTATGTAGAACAGATTTGACAAGAGAACAAAGGGGATTTCTAGGGCAAATAAAGTCAGCTTCTAATGCGCTCCTGCTGCTTATCAACGATATCTTAGATTATTCAAAAATTGAAGCAGATAAACTGGAGCTTGAGAATATCCTGTTTGATATGCATGCCCTTGTAAATGATTCAATAAACCTTTTTGTCCCTAAAGCTAACCGTAAGGGCATCCGAATTAATCTGTTCATTGAGGGAAATGTTCCCAAATGGTTAAACGGGGATCCTAATAGGTTAAGGCAGGTTCTCAATAATATTGTAGGTAATGCCCTTAAATTTACGGAAGCAGGAGAAGTTGATTTAAAGCTTTTCCTTAGGGAAGAAAGGGAAAAAAGTGTAAAGATCCAACTTCAAATCAGTGATACAGGAATAGGCATAAGCAAAGAAGTGTTGCCAAGGTTGTTTACTGTTTTCTCTCAAGCGGATACCTCAACAACAAGGAAGTATGGAGGCACCGGTCTGGGGCTGGCCATTTCTCAACGGATTATTAAACTGATGCATGGTCAAATAAGTGTAAATAGTGTCTTAGGTAAAGGATCTACATTTTTGATTGAATTAGAATTAAATAAGCACAATGCTAACACAAACCTTAATCAGGAGAATATACAGATTCTAAGCAGAGACTTACTTACAACTGACTATGGTGCTCAGAAGGAGTTAAGTGATGAATTTTCAAATGTGGAAAAAGAAGAAAAAGGTCTGCCAAATAAGGCAATAAGAAATAAAGAATTAACGATCTTACTGGTGGAAGACACTTTAGCGAATCAAAAGCTAGCAATTGTTATGTTGGGACAATTAGGATATAAGACTGAGTTAGCTGGGAATGGGCATAAAGCTGTGGAAATGTGTAAGATAACAAAATACGATATTATTTTGATGGATTGTCAAATGCCAATAATGGATGGGTATGTAGCATCAAGCAGGATTAAGAATGAAGGATTGAACAAAGATACTGTAGTTATTGCCATGACTGCTCATGCTATGGAAGGGGATCGTGATAAATGCCTTAAAGCAGGAATGGATGACTACATCAGCAAACCAATTTTAATGAATGACCTTGATAAAATGATCCAAAAGTGGTTAAAAAAATAG
- a CDS encoding methyl-accepting chemotaxis protein, which translates to MSRLEADVEIDINTKDEVGTLATAIAKMTDNLNEVMTYISSASEQVAVGSKQLSDSSIALSQGATEQASSIEELNLAARSANAAKETTAMIEGSINKTEGGTKIANETAEALNQIVTSIASVAELVRNIAVASNEQASGITQINQGIMQVSTVVQTNSATSEESAAASEELASQAELLKQQLSRFKLRKSQCSRETCRGMEDLNPDVLQMLERLSNKQPVHMNLQKEAAATKSQKIALSDNEFGKY; encoded by the coding sequence ATGTCACGGTTGGAAGCCGATGTAGAAATAGACATTAATACAAAAGATGAGGTAGGAACCTTAGCAACCGCCATTGCGAAAATGACAGATAACCTGAACGAAGTCATGACTTATATCAGTTCAGCTTCGGAACAAGTTGCTGTAGGCTCCAAACAACTATCCGATTCTAGTATTGCACTCTCCCAAGGGGCCACTGAGCAAGCCAGTTCAATAGAAGAGTTGAACCTAGCCGCAAGATCAGCAAATGCTGCAAAAGAAACCACCGCAATGATAGAGGGATCTATTAACAAGACCGAGGGTGGTACAAAGATTGCCAATGAGACAGCAGAAGCCCTCAATCAGATTGTTACTAGTATTGCGAGCGTTGCTGAGTTAGTCAGAAATATCGCAGTGGCCTCTAATGAACAGGCATCCGGTATCACACAAATAAATCAAGGAATTATGCAAGTGTCAACTGTAGTGCAAACTAACTCTGCCACATCAGAGGAAAGTGCAGCAGCTAGTGAAGAGCTTGCTAGTCAAGCAGAACTGCTAAAACAACAGCTTTCGAGGTTTAAATTAAGAAAATCTCAATGTTCAAGAGAAACCTGTAGAGGAATGGAGGATTTAAATCCTGATGTTCTCCAGATGCTTGAACGTTTAAGCAATAAACAGCCAGTCCACATGAATTTGCAAAAAGAGGCAGCGGCAACTAAATCACAAAAGATAGCTTTAAGTGATAACGAGTTTGGTAAATACTAA
- a CDS encoding CAP domain-containing protein, translating to MKSYIKILLGIQLTALMSTVALPVQAALLIGAPRQLSGSVISLGPSSPVTTPAPASTPLTPTPAPTPVQGSQPTVSTPTNVYVGASPTTQGNVVSLKNYTQNTVPVTPTPTPTPAPAPTPTNQTNNSIPPVSALTADEQLMVDMINQERAAAGLNPVVADLRLTAVGRAKANDMKVNNYFSHTSPTYGSPWAMMQQAGITVRWAGENISGNKSVPASMAALMQSPGHRANILDPRFTHVGVGIAYGSAYGNLYVQEFLQQ from the coding sequence GTGAAAAGTTACATAAAGATTTTGCTGGGAATTCAACTGACTGCTCTAATGTCCACTGTTGCGTTACCGGTTCAAGCTGCCTTGTTAATTGGTGCTCCTCGTCAATTATCCGGTTCGGTTATCAGCCTTGGACCTTCTTCTCCCGTCACTACTCCCGCTCCGGCTTCTACTCCTTTAACTCCAACTCCAGCCCCTACTCCAGTACAAGGAAGCCAGCCAACAGTTTCGACTCCGACAAATGTTTATGTTGGAGCATCACCCACTACCCAAGGAAATGTTGTTTCCTTAAAGAATTACACTCAAAACACTGTTCCAGTTACTCCTACCCCAACTCCCACTCCGGCACCTGCACCCACTCCAACTAACCAAACGAACAACTCAATTCCTCCTGTATCAGCTTTAACAGCGGATGAACAACTCATGGTGGACATGATCAATCAAGAACGTGCTGCTGCCGGCTTAAATCCAGTTGTTGCTGACCTACGTCTAACAGCAGTGGGAAGAGCCAAGGCCAACGATATGAAAGTTAACAACTACTTTAGCCATACATCTCCAACCTATGGGAGTCCTTGGGCCATGATGCAACAGGCGGGTATTACAGTACGCTGGGCAGGAGAAAACATTTCTGGAAACAAATCGGTCCCAGCTTCAATGGCTGCCCTTATGCAAAGCCCTGGCCATCGAGCCAACATCCTAGACCCTCGCTTCACACATGTAGGAGTCGGAATTGCTTACGGATCAGCTTATGGCAACCTATATGTACAAGAATTCTTACAACAGTAA
- a CDS encoding PIG-L deacetylase family protein has protein sequence MNKEMLLIFAHPDDESFALGGTIAKYAEQGVKITLVVATRGEAGKAAGLCKQEELGLFREQELSRAAKVLGITEVIFLDYKDKEVPISPSLEIVEKLVRIIRKVQPQVIITFGADGSSGHRDHRAIHHFTKAAIKLAKEFIEPEWGDPYILPRLCYVKAGWRLADNVLKGLDYIIEIKPWAEKKKRAIEEHKTQLFSQQKFEALDQKIKEDYYSREYFQCDFELSAFPGRGKDIFADMERVGS, from the coding sequence ATGAACAAAGAGATGCTGCTGATCTTTGCCCATCCTGACGACGAATCCTTTGCCTTAGGTGGAACCATTGCTAAATACGCTGAACAAGGAGTTAAAATTACTCTTGTTGTTGCTACTAGAGGAGAAGCTGGTAAAGCAGCTGGGCTATGCAAGCAGGAAGAACTTGGGTTATTTCGAGAGCAGGAACTTAGCCGTGCTGCGAAAGTTCTGGGGATTACAGAAGTCATCTTTTTGGACTATAAAGATAAAGAAGTTCCGATTTCCCCGTCTCTTGAAATAGTTGAGAAGCTTGTTCGAATTATCCGTAAAGTTCAGCCTCAAGTAATAATTACCTTTGGTGCTGACGGTTCATCAGGACACCGTGATCACAGAGCAATCCATCATTTTACCAAGGCCGCTATTAAATTGGCTAAAGAATTTATTGAACCGGAGTGGGGAGATCCGTATATTTTGCCACGCTTATGCTATGTTAAGGCCGGATGGAGGCTTGCCGATAATGTATTAAAGGGACTTGACTATATTATTGAAATTAAGCCGTGGGCTGAAAAGAAAAAGAGAGCAATTGAAGAACACAAAACTCAATTGTTTTCACAGCAGAAGTTTGAGGCTTTAGATCAAAAAATCAAAGAAGATTATTATAGTCGAGAGTATTTCCAATGTGATTTTGAGTTAAGTGCTTTCCCTGGACGAGGTAAGGACATCTTTGCAGATATGGAGAGGGTGGGTTCTTAG
- a CDS encoding DUF362 domain-containing protein, translated as MRAKVVLKFCPDYTADVEKSLREGLLEWGGMSTFVKPGQKVLLKVNLLMKKRPEEAVTTHPSVVEAVVRLVQEAGGIAIIGDSPGGPYTVNALQAIYSKSGLREVAERTGAILNEDVGQTTIQYPEGKIVKSLTVTNCVLNADVVIPISKLKTHGMMTFTGGVKILFGVIPGLLKAEYHLKMFKISDFADLLVDIASWVNPSLNIMDGIVGMEGDGPSAGNPRNVGALLMSTDPYALDTVAADLIGLKPEKVPTLMAARERGFISRLNELDLAGDPRSLWRIENFKIPKAVSTNFLDMFPMPQGVKDFVMNRLRPLPMFEHDKCVGCRDCLNNCPPKALTMNESQRPIVDLQACIRCFCCQELCPHHAVKLYKPWLGRKLIK; from the coding sequence GTGAGAGCAAAGGTAGTGCTGAAATTTTGCCCAGACTACACAGCAGATGTAGAGAAGAGTTTAAGGGAAGGACTCTTGGAATGGGGTGGGATGTCCACTTTTGTAAAACCTGGACAAAAGGTTTTGCTCAAAGTTAATCTGCTTATGAAAAAGCGACCTGAGGAAGCAGTAACTACTCATCCCAGTGTCGTCGAAGCTGTGGTACGCCTTGTTCAGGAGGCTGGGGGGATAGCCATTATCGGGGATAGTCCCGGTGGACCCTATACAGTGAATGCCCTTCAAGCCATCTACTCAAAGTCAGGGTTGCGTGAAGTTGCAGAGCGTACAGGAGCAATTTTGAACGAGGATGTCGGACAAACAACAATTCAATATCCGGAAGGAAAAATCGTAAAAAGCTTAACCGTAACAAACTGCGTCTTAAATGCTGATGTGGTAATCCCTATCTCAAAGCTGAAGACACATGGCATGATGACCTTTACAGGTGGGGTTAAAATTTTATTTGGGGTTATACCGGGTCTTTTAAAAGCGGAATATCATTTAAAAATGTTTAAAATCTCCGATTTTGCCGACCTTTTAGTAGATATTGCTTCTTGGGTAAATCCGTCTCTTAATATTATGGATGGTATTGTCGGCATGGAAGGGGATGGCCCTTCAGCGGGCAACCCACGGAATGTTGGAGCGCTTCTTATGAGTACAGATCCTTATGCCTTAGATACTGTAGCGGCAGATTTGATAGGCTTAAAGCCCGAAAAGGTTCCTACTCTGATGGCAGCACGTGAGCGAGGTTTTATTAGCAGGCTCAATGAACTGGATTTAGCAGGTGATCCACGATCACTTTGGAGAATAGAGAATTTCAAAATTCCTAAAGCAGTATCCACGAATTTTTTGGATATGTTTCCTATGCCTCAGGGTGTAAAGGATTTTGTAATGAATCGTTTGAGACCGTTGCCAATGTTTGAACATGATAAGTGTGTGGGATGCAGAGACTGTCTTAATAACTGCCCTCCGAAAGCATTGACTATGAATGAAAGTCAGCGACCAATTGTCGACTTGCAAGCTTGTATTCGCTGTTTTTGCTGTCAGGAACTTTGTCCACATCATGCAGTAAAGCTCTATAAACCTTGGTTGGGAAGAAAACTGATTAAGTAA